A stretch of Lysinibacillus agricola DNA encodes these proteins:
- a CDS encoding ribosomal L7Ae/L30e/S12e/Gadd45 family protein, with protein sequence MSYDRVRASQTIIGTKQAVKAIRAGSVKELFVALDADNWVTDSAISFAREIGIPVILVESKKELGKACGIHVGAAVVAITVE encoded by the coding sequence ATGTCTTATGATAGAGTAAGGGCTAGTCAAACAATCATAGGTACAAAGCAAGCAGTAAAAGCAATACGAGCCGGTTCAGTGAAAGAACTTTTTGTGGCACTCGATGCAGACAATTGGGTAACCGATTCGGCCATATCTTTCGCGAGAGAAATTGGTATACCAGTTATTCTTGTTGAGTCGAAAAAGGAACTGGGCAAGGCCTGTGGAATCCATGTTGGAGCTGCGGTAGTTGCGATTACTGTAGAGTAG
- the rplL gene encoding 50S ribosomal protein L7/L12: MNKEQILEAIKAMTVLELNDLVKAIEEEFGVTAAAPVAVVGGAAAGAAEEKTEFDVVLASAGAEKIKVIKAVREITGLGLKEAKEVVDNAPKALKEGVSKDEAEQIKAKLEEVGASVEVK, translated from the coding sequence ATGAATAAAGAGCAAATCTTAGAAGCTATCAAAGCTATGACAGTTCTTGAATTAAACGATTTAGTAAAAGCTATCGAAGAAGAATTCGGTGTAACAGCTGCTGCTCCTGTAGCAGTAGTTGGTGGTGCTGCTGCTGGCGCTGCTGAAGAAAAAACAGAGTTTGACGTAGTATTAGCATCTGCTGGTGCTGAAAAAATCAAAGTAATCAAAGCGGTTCGTGAAATCACTGGTTTAGGTCTTAAAGAAGCTAAAGAAGTAGTAGATAACGCTCCTAAAGCTCTTAAAGAAGGCGTTTCTAAAGATGAAGCTGAACAAATCAAAGCTAAACTTGAAGAAGTTGGCGCATCTGTAGAAGTTAAGTAA
- the rpoB gene encoding DNA-directed RNA polymerase subunit beta, with protein sequence MNELTGQLVQYGQHRQRRSFARIKEVLELPNLIEIQTASYEWFLEEGLREMFRDISPIEDFTGNLSLEFIDYSLGDPKYDVDECKERDVTYAAPLRVKVRLYNKETDEVKEQDVFMGDFPLMTETGTFIINGAERVIVSQLVRSPSVYFHDKTDKNGKKGFGATVIPNRGAWLEYETDAKDVVYVRIDRTRKLPVTVLLRALGFGSDQEIIDIIGDNEYLRNTLEKDNSESTEKALLEIYERLRPGEPPTVESAKSLLYSRFFDAKRYDLANVGRYKMNKKLHIKNRLFNQTIAETLVDPETGEILVEKGTILDRRTLDKILPYLEDSSKGIGFRTLSQVGGVLEDDVTIQSIKIYAPKDEAQKEINIISNAYIDEEVKNITPADVLSSVSYFFNLLYQVGATDDIDHLGNRRLRSVGELLQNQFRIGLSRMERVVRERMSINDTAAIVPQQLINIRPVIASIKEFFGSSQLSQFMDQTNPLAELTHKRRLSALGPGGLTRERAGMEVRDVHYSHYGRMCPIETPEGPNIGLINSLSSFARVNKFGFIETPYRHIDHETGKVTDHIDYLTADEEDNYYVAQANSLLNPDGTFAKDEVVGRFRGDNTVFNKSLMDYMDVSPKQVVSAATACIPFLENDDSNRALMGANMQRQAVPLLNPEAPFVGTGMEHVDARDSGAAVVAKYDGIVEHVEARSIHVRRIEVVDGKEVKGDLTKYKLQKFIRSNQGTSYNQRPLVKVGERVKPRDILADGPSMEKGELALGRNVLVAFMTWNGFNYEDAVIMSERLVKDDVYTSVHIEEYESESRDTKLGPEEITRDIPNVGEDALRNLDERGIIRIGAEVRDGDILVGKVTPKGVTELTAEERLLHAIFGEKAREVRDTSLRVPHGAGGIILDVKVFNREDGDELPPGVNQLVRAYIVQKRKIRVGDKMAGRHGNKGVISRILPEEDMPFMPDGTPVDIMLNPLGVPSRMNIGQVLELHLGMASRYLGVHMATPVFDGANEEDVWETMEEAGMNRDGKTILYDGRSGEPFDNRVSVGIMYMIKLAHMVDDKLHARSTGPYSLVTQQPLGGKAQFGGQRFGEMEVWALEAYGAAYTLQEILTVKSDDVVGRVKTYEAIVKGESVPEPGVPESFKVLIKELQSLGMDVKMLTVNDEEVELRDLDEEEDLQPADALNIASKPDTEEEPVESFE encoded by the coding sequence GTGAATGAGTTGACAGGTCAACTAGTTCAGTATGGACAACACCGCCAGCGTAGAAGCTTTGCGCGTATTAAAGAGGTGCTTGAGCTTCCAAATCTGATTGAGATTCAAACGGCGTCTTACGAATGGTTCCTTGAAGAAGGTTTACGTGAAATGTTCCGTGACATTTCGCCGATCGAGGACTTTACAGGCAATCTTTCATTAGAATTCATCGATTATTCATTAGGTGACCCTAAGTATGATGTCGATGAGTGTAAAGAGCGAGATGTTACTTACGCAGCTCCATTACGTGTGAAAGTACGTCTTTACAACAAAGAAACAGACGAAGTGAAGGAACAGGATGTCTTCATGGGTGACTTCCCATTAATGACAGAGACAGGTACGTTCATTATCAATGGTGCTGAACGTGTTATCGTTTCACAATTAGTTCGTTCACCAAGTGTGTATTTCCATGATAAAACTGATAAAAACGGTAAGAAAGGTTTCGGAGCGACAGTTATTCCAAACCGTGGTGCATGGCTAGAATATGAAACTGATGCGAAAGATGTAGTATATGTGCGTATTGATCGTACTCGTAAGCTACCAGTAACAGTGTTACTTCGTGCATTAGGCTTCGGTTCAGACCAAGAAATTATCGATATTATCGGAGATAATGAATATTTACGTAATACGTTAGAGAAGGATAACTCTGAAAGTACAGAAAAAGCACTTTTAGAAATCTATGAACGTTTACGTCCAGGTGAGCCACCAACAGTTGAAAGTGCGAAGAGTTTATTATACTCTCGTTTCTTCGATGCGAAACGCTATGATTTAGCGAATGTTGGTCGCTACAAAATGAATAAAAAGCTTCATATCAAAAATCGTTTATTTAACCAAACGATTGCTGAAACGCTTGTAGACCCAGAAACAGGCGAAATTTTAGTAGAGAAGGGTACAATTCTTGACCGTCGTACTTTAGATAAAATCTTACCGTATCTAGAAGATTCATCAAAAGGCATCGGTTTCCGCACTTTATCACAAGTAGGCGGAGTACTTGAGGATGATGTAACAATCCAGTCTATTAAAATTTATGCACCAAAAGATGAAGCACAAAAAGAAATCAATATTATTAGTAATGCGTACATCGATGAAGAAGTGAAGAATATTACACCTGCTGACGTATTATCTTCAGTAAGTTATTTCTTCAACTTACTTTACCAAGTAGGGGCAACAGATGATATCGACCACCTAGGTAACCGTCGTCTGCGCTCTGTTGGTGAGCTGTTACAAAACCAATTCCGTATTGGTTTATCCCGTATGGAACGTGTAGTACGTGAGCGTATGTCTATTAACGATACAGCTGCTATCGTACCACAACAATTAATTAATATTCGTCCAGTGATTGCGTCAATTAAAGAGTTCTTTGGTAGCTCTCAATTATCACAATTCATGGACCAAACAAACCCACTGGCAGAGTTAACACACAAACGTCGTCTATCTGCATTAGGACCTGGTGGTTTAACACGTGAGCGTGCTGGTATGGAAGTACGTGACGTTCACTATTCTCACTATGGCCGTATGTGTCCAATCGAGACACCAGAGGGTCCAAACATTGGTTTAATTAACTCATTATCTTCATTTGCCAGAGTAAATAAATTCGGATTCATTGAAACGCCTTATCGTCATATTGACCACGAAACAGGTAAAGTAACGGATCACATTGATTATTTAACAGCTGACGAAGAAGATAACTACTATGTAGCACAAGCGAACTCACTATTAAATCCTGATGGTACATTTGCTAAAGACGAAGTAGTAGGTCGTTTCCGAGGGGATAATACAGTATTTAATAAATCTCTAATGGACTACATGGACGTATCTCCTAAACAAGTAGTTTCAGCTGCGACTGCATGTATCCCGTTCTTAGAAAACGATGACTCAAACCGTGCACTTATGGGTGCCAACATGCAACGTCAAGCGGTTCCTCTTCTTAATCCAGAAGCACCATTTGTTGGTACTGGTATGGAACATGTTGATGCGCGTGACTCAGGTGCGGCTGTAGTAGCGAAATATGATGGTATTGTTGAGCATGTTGAAGCTCGCTCTATCCATGTTCGCCGTATTGAAGTCGTTGACGGTAAAGAGGTTAAAGGCGATTTAACAAAATATAAATTACAAAAATTCATTCGTTCTAACCAAGGTACTTCATACAACCAACGCCCTCTTGTAAAAGTTGGCGAACGTGTGAAACCTCGTGACATTTTAGCAGATGGCCCATCTATGGAAAAAGGTGAACTTGCTCTTGGTCGTAACGTACTTGTTGCGTTCATGACTTGGAACGGCTTTAACTATGAGGATGCTGTTATCATGAGCGAACGCCTTGTAAAAGACGATGTTTATACATCTGTTCATATTGAAGAATACGAATCAGAGTCTCGTGATACAAAATTAGGACCTGAAGAAATCACTCGCGATATTCCAAACGTTGGGGAAGATGCACTTCGTAATTTAGATGAACGTGGTATTATCCGCATTGGTGCGGAGGTACGTGATGGTGACATTCTTGTAGGTAAAGTAACACCTAAAGGGGTTACAGAATTAACTGCTGAAGAACGCTTATTACATGCTATCTTTGGAGAAAAAGCTCGTGAAGTTCGTGATACTTCATTACGTGTACCACATGGTGCTGGCGGTATTATTCTTGACGTGAAAGTATTTAACCGTGAAGATGGCGATGAATTACCACCAGGTGTTAACCAATTAGTTCGTGCTTACATTGTTCAAAAGCGTAAAATTCGCGTAGGGGACAAAATGGCCGGACGTCATGGTAACAAAGGGGTTATCTCTCGTATCTTACCGGAAGAGGATATGCCATTCATGCCAGACGGTACTCCTGTTGATATCATGTTAAACCCACTTGGTGTACCTTCTCGTATGAACATCGGACAAGTTTTGGAATTACACTTAGGTATGGCTTCTCGTTACCTAGGCGTTCATATGGCAACTCCAGTATTCGATGGTGCCAACGAAGAAGATGTTTGGGAGACAATGGAAGAGGCAGGTATGAACCGTGATGGTAAAACAATCCTGTATGATGGACGTTCAGGTGAACCATTCGATAACCGTGTATCAGTAGGGATCATGTACATGATCAAACTTGCTCACATGGTTGATGATAAACTTCACGCACGTTCAACAGGTCCTTACTCACTTGTTACTCAACAGCCACTTGGCGGTAAAGCACAGTTCGGTGGACAACGCTTTGGTGAGATGGAGGTATGGGCACTTGAAGCATATGGTGCTGCCTATACACTTCAAGAAATCTTAACAGTTAAATCCGATGACGTTGTTGGTCGTGTGAAGACATACGAAGCAATCGTTAAAGGTGAAAGTGTACCAGAGCCAGGCGTTCCTGAATCATTCAAAGTATTGATTAAAGAGCTTCAATCTCTTGGTATGGATGTGAAAATGTTAACGGTCAATGATGAAGAGGTAGAGCTTCGCGACTTAGACGAAGAAGAGGATCTTCAACCAGCTGACGCACTTAACATTGCATCAAAGCCAGATACAGAAGAAGAGCCAGTAGAGTCTTTTGAATAA
- the rpoC gene encoding DNA-directed RNA polymerase subunit beta' gives MIDVNEFEYMKIGLASPDKIRSWSYGEVKKPETINYRTLKPEKDGLFCERIFGPTKDWECHCGKYKRVRYKGVVCDRCGVEVTRAKVRRERMGHIELAAPVSHIWYFKGIPSRMGLILDMSPRALEEVIYFASYVVIEPGATNLESKQLLSEKEYRAYREKFGNTFEASMGAEAIKKLLGKIDLEDETQSLKEELKSAQGQRRTRAIKRLEVVESFRNSGNSPEWMILDVLPVIPPELRPMVQLDGGRFATSDLNDLYRRVINRNNRLKRLLDLGAPSIIVQNEKRMLQEAVDALIDNGRRGRPVTGPGNRPLKSLSHMLKGKQGRFRQNLLGKRVDYSGRSVIVVGPNLKMYQCGLPKEMAIELFKPFVMKELVERGLAHNIKSAKRKIERLNNDVWDVLEDVIREHPVLLNRAPTLHRLGIQAFEPTLVEGRAIRLHPLVCTAYNADFDGDQMAVHVPLSAEAQAEARLLMLAAQNILNPKDGKPVVTPSQDMVLGNYYLTLEREAARGEGTIFYGPNEVLIAYDTGHVHLHTRIAIKASSLNNPTFTEEQNNMFLLTTVGKVIFNEILPKSFPYINEPTDFNLEQETPDKYFVNLTIDEETLKELEADAAYNGLDEKGKVEAQRTAVLRKHFASVPVVNPFRKKFLGNIIAEVFKRFHITETSKMLDRMKNLGFKYSTRAGITVGVSDIVVLPDKGEILAEAQEKVDKVQAQFRRGFITEDERYDRVISSWSAAKDEIQSKLMKSLEKTNPIFMMSDSGARGNASNFTQLAGMRGLMANPAGRIIELPIKSSFREGLTVLEYFISTHGARKGLADTALKTADSGYLTRRLVDVAQDVIVREDDCGTDRGLTIGALMEGTELIEALDERIVGRHTKKTIYHPETGEVILAKDGLIDQDIARIIIELGIEEVTIRSAFTCNTKHGVCKKCYGMNLATGEEVEVGEAVGIIAAQSIGEPGTQLTMRTFHTGGVAGDDITQGLPRIQEIFEARNPKGQSVISDIAGTVSDITEIREGLKEITIEGEVETRKYAAPYNARLKVQEGDFVERGQVLTEGSIDPKQLLKVKDVSTVQEYLLKEVQKVYRMQGVEIGDKHIEVMVRQMLRKVRVIEAGDTELLPGSLLDIHQFSEANADAVLKGKNPATCRPVILGITKASLETESFLSAASFQETTRVLTDAAIKGKRDELLGLKENVIIGKLVPAGTGMQRYRQIRIEKDELDTENLISAE, from the coding sequence TTGATAGACGTTAATGAATTTGAATATATGAAAATTGGTTTAGCTTCTCCTGACAAGATTCGTTCTTGGTCATACGGTGAAGTTAAAAAACCTGAAACAATTAACTATCGTACATTAAAACCAGAAAAAGATGGTTTATTCTGTGAGCGTATTTTCGGTCCAACTAAGGATTGGGAATGTCATTGTGGTAAATACAAGCGTGTACGCTATAAAGGCGTAGTTTGTGATCGTTGTGGAGTTGAAGTAACACGCGCGAAAGTTCGTCGTGAACGTATGGGCCACATCGAATTAGCAGCACCAGTTTCTCATATCTGGTACTTCAAAGGTATTCCTAGCCGTATGGGTCTTATTTTAGATATGTCCCCACGTGCATTAGAAGAAGTAATTTACTTTGCATCCTACGTTGTAATTGAGCCAGGTGCTACAAACTTAGAAAGTAAACAACTACTTTCTGAAAAAGAGTACCGTGCATACCGTGAAAAATTCGGTAACACATTCGAAGCGTCTATGGGTGCAGAAGCAATTAAGAAATTGCTAGGCAAAATTGATCTTGAAGATGAAACTCAATCTTTAAAAGAAGAGTTGAAATCAGCACAAGGTCAACGTCGTACTCGTGCAATTAAACGTCTTGAAGTTGTTGAATCATTCCGTAACTCAGGCAACTCTCCTGAATGGATGATTTTAGATGTACTACCAGTTATTCCACCGGAGCTTCGTCCGATGGTGCAATTAGATGGTGGGCGTTTTGCTACTTCTGACTTAAATGATTTATATCGTCGTGTAATCAACCGTAATAACCGTTTGAAACGTTTACTAGATCTTGGTGCTCCAAGTATCATCGTACAAAACGAAAAACGTATGTTACAAGAAGCTGTTGATGCATTAATTGATAATGGTCGTCGTGGTCGTCCTGTAACAGGTCCTGGTAACCGTCCATTAAAATCACTTTCACATATGCTGAAAGGTAAACAAGGTCGTTTCCGTCAAAACTTACTTGGTAAACGTGTTGACTACTCTGGTCGTTCGGTTATCGTAGTAGGTCCAAACTTAAAAATGTATCAATGCGGTCTACCAAAAGAAATGGCAATTGAGCTATTCAAGCCTTTCGTAATGAAAGAGTTAGTAGAACGTGGTCTTGCTCATAATATTAAATCAGCTAAACGTAAAATTGAGCGTTTAAACAACGATGTATGGGATGTTTTAGAAGATGTGATTCGCGAGCATCCAGTATTACTAAACCGTGCACCAACGCTTCACCGTCTTGGGATTCAAGCGTTTGAACCAACACTAGTTGAAGGTCGTGCTATTCGTCTTCACCCATTAGTATGTACAGCTTATAACGCTGACTTCGATGGTGACCAAATGGCGGTTCACGTACCATTATCAGCAGAAGCACAAGCAGAAGCTCGTCTTCTAATGCTTGCTGCACAAAATATCCTGAACCCGAAAGACGGTAAACCAGTTGTAACACCATCTCAAGATATGGTATTAGGAAACTACTACTTAACGCTTGAGCGTGAAGCAGCTCGCGGCGAAGGAACAATTTTCTATGGGCCAAATGAAGTATTAATTGCTTATGATACAGGTCATGTTCACTTGCATACTCGTATTGCAATTAAAGCAAGTTCGCTAAATAATCCAACATTTACTGAAGAACAAAATAATATGTTCCTATTAACGACTGTTGGTAAAGTAATCTTTAACGAAATCTTGCCGAAATCATTCCCATACATTAACGAGCCAACTGATTTCAACTTAGAGCAAGAAACACCAGACAAATACTTTGTTAACTTAACAATTGATGAAGAAACGTTAAAAGAGCTTGAAGCAGATGCTGCATATAATGGGCTTGATGAAAAAGGTAAAGTGGAAGCACAACGCACAGCTGTGCTACGCAAACACTTTGCATCGGTACCAGTTGTAAACCCATTCCGTAAAAAATTCTTAGGTAATATCATTGCTGAAGTATTTAAACGTTTCCACATCACTGAAACATCTAAAATGCTTGACCGCATGAAGAACCTAGGATTCAAATATTCAACACGTGCTGGTATCACTGTAGGTGTATCTGACATCGTCGTATTACCAGATAAAGGTGAAATCTTAGCGGAAGCTCAAGAAAAAGTAGATAAAGTTCAGGCGCAATTCCGTCGTGGTTTCATCACAGAAGATGAGCGTTATGATCGCGTTATCTCAAGTTGGAGTGCTGCGAAAGATGAAATTCAATCGAAGCTAATGAAGTCGCTTGAGAAAACAAACCCAATCTTTATGATGTCTGACTCAGGTGCCCGTGGTAACGCATCTAACTTTACTCAGTTAGCAGGTATGCGTGGTCTGATGGCCAACCCGGCTGGTCGTATCATCGAACTTCCAATCAAATCATCATTCCGTGAAGGTTTAACGGTATTGGAATACTTCATCTCTACACATGGTGCTCGTAAAGGTCTTGCCGATACAGCCCTGAAAACTGCCGATTCAGGTTACTTAACTCGTCGTCTAGTAGACGTAGCACAAGATGTTATCGTTCGTGAAGATGACTGTGGAACTGACCGCGGTTTAACAATTGGAGCGTTAATGGAAGGTACAGAGTTAATCGAAGCGTTAGACGAACGTATTGTTGGTCGTCATACGAAGAAAACAATCTATCATCCAGAAACAGGCGAAGTGATTTTAGCAAAAGACGGATTAATCGATCAAGATATTGCTCGTATCATTATAGAGCTAGGTATCGAAGAAGTGACAATCCGTTCTGCGTTTACATGTAATACAAAACATGGCGTATGTAAAAAATGTTACGGCATGAACTTAGCAACAGGTGAAGAGGTTGAAGTTGGAGAAGCAGTTGGTATTATTGCGGCTCAATCAATCGGTGAACCAGGTACACAATTAACAATGCGTACATTCCATACAGGTGGGGTTGCCGGGGATGATATTACACAAGGTCTTCCACGTATCCAAGAGATTTTTGAAGCACGTAATCCTAAAGGGCAATCAGTTATTTCTGATATCGCAGGTACTGTTTCAGACATCACTGAAATTCGTGAAGGTCTAAAAGAGATTACAATTGAAGGTGAAGTAGAAACACGTAAATACGCAGCGCCTTACAATGCTCGTCTGAAAGTACAAGAAGGCGACTTTGTAGAACGTGGTCAAGTATTAACAGAAGGTTCTATCGATCCAAAACAATTGTTAAAAGTTAAAGACGTTTCAACAGTTCAGGAATATCTATTAAAAGAAGTACAAAAAGTATACCGTATGCAAGGGGTAGAAATTGGAGATAAACATATCGAGGTAATGGTTCGCCAAATGCTTCGTAAAGTACGTGTAATTGAAGCTGGTGATACAGAATTATTACCAGGATCATTACTAGACATCCACCAATTCTCAGAAGCAAATGCAGATGCTGTGTTAAAAGGCAAAAACCCTGCAACTTGTCGTCCTGTTATCCTAGGTATTACAAAAGCTTCTCTTGAAACAGAATCATTCTTATCTGCTGCATCATTCCAAGAAACAACTCGTGTGTTAACGGATGCTGCTATTAAAGGAAAACGTGATGAACTTCTAGGTCTGAAGGAAAACGTAATTATCGGTAAACTTGTTCCTGCAGGTACTGGTATGCAACGTTACCGTCAAATCCGTATTGAAAAAGATGAGCTTGACACAGAAAATCTAATTTCTGCTGAATAA
- a CDS encoding class I SAM-dependent methyltransferase: MSDHYYTSKPQTESKPRHWTFQLLGHTFSFETDAGVFSKSEVDFGSRVLIDAFQMPDIDGAIFDVGCGYGPIGLSIAKTNPERTVFMMDINERAVALSQKNAQVNGVQNVRIFVSDGLSTVDKDVKAAAILTNPPIRAGKETIFRFYDGAYDKLVSSGELWVVIQKKQGAPSTVSYLEEKFSEVDVVEKKKGYWIVRAKK; this comes from the coding sequence ATGTCAGATCACTATTATACAAGTAAGCCTCAAACTGAGAGTAAACCTCGTCACTGGACATTCCAATTGTTAGGGCATACGTTTTCCTTTGAAACGGATGCAGGAGTATTTAGTAAAAGCGAAGTAGATTTTGGATCCCGTGTTTTAATAGATGCTTTTCAAATGCCTGATATTGATGGTGCAATTTTTGATGTGGGGTGTGGGTATGGACCGATTGGATTATCGATCGCCAAAACAAACCCAGAGCGTACCGTTTTTATGATGGATATAAATGAACGTGCAGTTGCACTCTCGCAAAAAAATGCGCAAGTAAACGGTGTTCAAAATGTACGAATATTTGTGAGTGACGGACTATCGACGGTTGACAAGGACGTAAAAGCCGCAGCTATTTTAACCAACCCTCCAATTCGCGCAGGAAAGGAAACTATTTTCCGTTTTTACGATGGAGCTTATGATAAGTTAGTGTCATCTGGTGAGCTGTGGGTAGTGATACAGAAGAAGCAAGGTGCACCGTCAACGGTAAGTTACTTAGAAGAAAAATTTTCAGAAGTCGATGTTGTGGAGAAGAAAAAAGGGTACTGGATAGTACGTGCAAAAAAATAG
- the rpsG gene encoding 30S ribosomal protein S7, with protein MPRKGPVSKRDVLPDPIYSSKLVTRLINKMMVDGKRGTSQKILYGAFEIVKERSGENPIEVFEAALNNVMPVLEVRARRVGGSNYQVPVEVRPERRTTLGLRYLVNYARLRGEKTMEERLANEILDASNNTGASVKKREDMHKMAEANKAFAHYRW; from the coding sequence ATGCCTCGTAAAGGTCCTGTTTCCAAACGTGACGTGTTACCAGATCCAATTTATAGTTCAAAACTAGTAACTCGTTTAATTAATAAAATGATGGTTGATGGTAAAAGAGGTACTTCTCAAAAGATTTTATACGGTGCGTTCGAAATTGTTAAAGAACGTTCTGGTGAAAATCCAATTGAAGTATTCGAAGCTGCTCTAAATAACGTAATGCCAGTTCTTGAAGTACGCGCTCGCCGTGTTGGTGGTTCTAACTACCAAGTGCCAGTAGAAGTACGTCCAGAACGTCGTACAACTTTAGGTCTTCGTTACCTAGTTAACTACGCTCGTCTTCGTGGTGAAAAAACGATGGAAGAACGTTTAGCTAACGAAATCCTTGATGCTTCTAACAACACAGGTGCATCAGTTAAAAAACGTGAAGATATGCACAAAATGGCGGAAGCAAACAAAGCATTCGCTCACTACCGTTGGTAA
- the rplA gene encoding 50S ribosomal protein L1 — MAKKGKKLQDAAKLIDRNALYGAQEAIELAQKTSTVNFDATVEVAFRLGIDTRKNDQQIRGAVVLPNGTGKTQRVLVFAKGEKLKEAEAAGADYVGDAEYIQKIQQGWFDFDVIVATPDMMGEVGKLGRVLGPKGLMPNPKTGTVTFDVTKAIGEIKAGKVEYRADKAGIIHAPIGKVSFSAEQLVENFLTVFDVVQKAKPAAAKGTYMKSVNVTTTMGPALKVDASSVVVK; from the coding sequence ATGGCTAAAAAAGGTAAAAAACTGCAAGATGCAGCAAAATTAATCGACCGTAACGCACTATACGGCGCACAAGAAGCAATCGAACTTGCTCAAAAAACTAGCACAGTGAACTTCGACGCGACTGTAGAAGTTGCTTTCCGTCTAGGAATCGATACTCGTAAAAACGACCAACAAATCCGTGGTGCAGTAGTGTTACCAAACGGTACTGGTAAAACTCAACGCGTATTAGTATTCGCTAAAGGTGAAAAACTTAAAGAAGCTGAAGCGGCTGGTGCTGACTATGTAGGCGATGCAGAATACATCCAAAAAATCCAACAAGGTTGGTTCGATTTCGATGTAATCGTTGCAACTCCTGACATGATGGGTGAAGTTGGTAAACTTGGTCGTGTATTAGGACCTAAAGGTTTAATGCCAAACCCTAAAACTGGTACAGTAACTTTCGATGTAACAAAAGCTATCGGAGAAATTAAAGCTGGTAAAGTAGAATACCGTGCTGATAAAGCTGGTATCATCCACGCACCTATCGGTAAAGTTTCTTTCTCTGCAGAACAATTAGTAGAAAACTTCTTAACTGTATTTGATGTAGTACAAAAAGCTAAACCTGCTGCAGCTAAAGGTACTTACATGAAATCTGTAAACGTTACAACTACAATGGGCCCAGCTCTTAAAGTTGACGCTTCAAGCGTAGTAGTAAAATAA
- the rplJ gene encoding 50S ribosomal protein L10 translates to MSKAIENKQVQVQEITEKFKNAASVVVVDYRGLNVTQVTELRKQLREAGVEFKVYKNTLSRRATEAVGLEGINDVLVGPNAIAFSNEDVVAPAKIINEFAKKNEALEIKAGIIEGTIASVEDVKALAELPSREGLLSMLLSVLQAPVRNFALATKAVAEQKEEQGA, encoded by the coding sequence ATGAGCAAAGCAATCGAAAACAAACAAGTACAAGTTCAAGAGATTACTGAAAAATTCAAAAATGCTGCTTCTGTAGTAGTTGTGGATTACCGTGGTCTTAATGTTACACAAGTGACTGAGCTTCGTAAACAACTTCGTGAAGCTGGCGTTGAGTTCAAAGTTTACAAAAACACTTTATCACGTCGTGCTACTGAAGCTGTAGGCCTTGAAGGAATCAACGACGTATTAGTTGGTCCTAACGCAATTGCGTTCTCAAATGAAGATGTTGTAGCTCCTGCTAAAATCATCAACGAGTTCGCTAAGAAAAATGAAGCTTTAGAAATTAAAGCAGGTATTATTGAAGGTACAATCGCTTCTGTTGAAGATGTTAAAGCACTTGCAGAACTTCCATCACGCGAAGGTCTTCTTTCTATGCTTTTATCTGTACTTCAAGCTCCAGTGCGCAACTTCGCACTTGCAACAAAAGCTGTTGCAGAACAAAAAGAAGAACAAGGCGCGTAA
- the rpsL gene encoding 30S ribosomal protein S12, translating to MPTINQLVRKPRQSKSTKSKSPALNKGYNSFKKSLTDVKSPQKRGVCTRVGTMTPRKPNSALRKYARVRLTNQIEVTAYIPGEGHNLQEHSVVLIRGGRVKDLAGVRYHIVRGALDTAGVNGRLQSRSKYGTKRPKEKK from the coding sequence ATGCCTACAATTAACCAATTAGTACGTAAGCCTCGTCAATCTAAAAGCACGAAATCAAAATCACCAGCGTTAAACAAAGGATATAACTCATTTAAAAAATCTTTAACTGATGTTAAATCTCCACAAAAACGCGGAGTTTGTACTCGTGTAGGTACAATGACACCTCGTAAACCAAACTCAGCGTTACGTAAATACGCTCGTGTACGTTTAACTAACCAAATCGAGGTTACAGCTTATATCCCAGGTGAAGGCCACAACTTACAAGAGCACAGTGTTGTTCTTATCCGTGGCGGACGCGTAAAAGACTTAGCGGGTGTTCGTTACCATATCGTACGTGGTGCTCTTGATACAGCTGGTGTAAACGGTCGTTTACAATCACGTTCTAAATACGGAACAAAACGCCCTAAAGAAAAAAAATAA